A genomic region of Fluviispira vulneris contains the following coding sequences:
- a CDS encoding ATP-binding protein: MKEVFGYMLMRRSKELKIKKKKDLLNTVLYTILKKSIVFPSVIIALMALIFIFIIYAYNNNKQIRSNLLRISTLSKFYENSIIISYNKSEFYYKKEGYTIEDVNKISVKVYADNIADIAKINDCIDPDIFNIYVSNSYICYIKKVSFSRNIFYYIIKEKYDSRYVIYLQIVSVFFFFILLSILLSLYLVSKNKKLQKINIDSKRFNVCLSLINKGDYKRANEIINKISIYELYNAILKISIFNQKKRMITNEVEKKSVVIHDLSKFINCIPLDLTRDNFDYDLMKSFIMNMRNLLRQNYDTISKFDIRKCIIEGASVLIANKIEIDLSKIKSHIFVGNENAMSQVFINIFSNIIEHSYVALAQVFIRTNLQTIGNNIFYVFVVRNTGSFVDINAKDSIFSKNYTSHEIKNKKFGTGLYFCKNVIESYGGKVSYKSKENNNLNESFFQLKIEIPAFSNLVNVPSINISQQNKTQDEMSKYQCIENLVISVLEDDKFLLMKWKEILGDNNVYYYEDPQDFTLDYKDKIGVSKTNLIITDYYFNNNPVDKLLDFDFLKVVMGFRGKIFLHTCIKNYTDHNNIFDYIFESKDIFYNKEKLFFIFNNFNESD, translated from the coding sequence TTGAAAGAAGTTTTTGGGTACATGTTAATGAGAAGAAGTAAAGAACTTAAGATAAAAAAGAAAAAAGATTTATTAAATACGGTCTTATATACAATATTAAAAAAGTCAATTGTTTTTCCATCTGTCATTATAGCCTTGATGGCTTTAATCTTTATTTTTATAATATATGCATATAATAATAATAAGCAGATAAGATCTAATCTGTTAAGAATTAGTACGCTTTCAAAATTCTATGAAAATTCAATTATTATTTCTTATAATAAAAGCGAGTTTTATTATAAGAAAGAAGGCTATACAATCGAAGATGTTAATAAAATATCAGTTAAAGTCTATGCAGATAATATAGCTGATATTGCTAAAATAAATGATTGTATAGATCCGGATATTTTTAATATTTATGTTAGTAATTCATATATTTGTTATATAAAAAAGGTTAGTTTTTCTAGAAATATTTTTTATTATATAATAAAAGAAAAGTATGATAGTAGATATGTAATTTATTTACAGATTGTTTCTGTTTTCTTTTTTTTCATACTGCTTTCTATTTTATTGAGTCTATATTTGGTTTCTAAAAATAAAAAATTACAGAAAATAAATATTGATTCAAAACGCTTTAACGTTTGTCTTTCTCTTATAAATAAGGGTGATTATAAAAGAGCAAATGAAATAATAAATAAAATTTCAATTTATGAGTTATATAATGCAATCTTGAAGATATCAATTTTTAATCAAAAGAAGCGGATGATAACAAATGAAGTAGAAAAAAAATCTGTTGTTATACATGATCTTTCTAAGTTTATAAATTGTATACCTTTAGATTTAACAAGGGATAATTTCGATTATGACTTAATGAAAAGCTTTATTATGAATATGAGGAATCTTTTAAGACAAAATTATGATACTATAAGTAAATTCGATATTCGTAAGTGTATCATCGAAGGGGCTTCGGTATTAATTGCAAATAAAATAGAAATTGATTTATCAAAAATAAAAAGTCATATTTTTGTTGGTAATGAAAACGCAATGAGTCAGGTTTTTATTAATATTTTTTCTAACATTATAGAACACTCATATGTTGCTCTTGCTCAGGTTTTTATAAGAACTAATTTACAAACGATAGGGAATAATATATTTTATGTGTTTGTAGTTAGGAATACCGGTTCATTTGTAGATATAAATGCAAAGGATTCAATATTTTCTAAAAATTATACTTCGCATGAAATTAAAAACAAAAAATTTGGAACGGGTCTTTATTTTTGTAAAAATGTTATTGAAAGTTACGGAGGGAAAGTTAGTTATAAATCTAAAGAAAATAATAATTTGAATGAATCTTTTTTTCAATTAAAAATTGAGATTCCTGCATTTAGTAATTTAGTGAATGTGCCATCTATAAATATTAGTCAACAAAATAAAACACAAGATGAAATGAGTAAATATCAATGTATAGAAAACCTTGTTATTTCAGTTCTTGAGGATGATAAGTTTTTATTAATGAAATGGAAAGAGATACTGGGCGATAATAATGTTTATTATTATGAAGACCCTCAAGATTTTACTTTAGATTATAAAGATAAGATAGGTGTTTCTAAGACTAATTTAATAATAACTGACTATTATTTTAATAATAATCCGGTAGATAAATTATTGGACTTTGATTTTTTAAAAGTAGTTATGGGGTTTCGGGGGAAAATATTTTTACATACTTGTATTAAAAACTATACAGACCATAATAATATATTTGATTATATTTTTGAATCAAAGGATATCTTTTATAATAAAGAGAAGTTATTTTTTATTTTTAATAATTTCAATGAATCTGATTAG
- the glyS gene encoding glycine--tRNA ligase subunit beta, with translation MEIRNFQEFIIALCNYWVDHGCILSQPYDANMGAGTFHPHTFLKGVGPEPWRSVYVQPCRRPVDGRYGKSPYRFQHYYQLQVLLKPSPSNIVDIFLKSLEYVGINLKNNDIGLLEDDWKGPTLGAWGLGWEVRANGQEVTQFTYFQQLGGLDIDVVCGEITYGLERLFMYAKGYKNALEMPFNEHYTYGDIFYQNEYEFSHYNFKEANSKELLENFNKYEQRVFELCEKGLVLPAYDYVLQASHAFNILDARGAISVSERQRYIGRVRDCAKKCAVQYRAEREKLGFPMLNKLDTDARKPLLNKNAIINIKESQPEDIYNLEKDFTNKKTLNVLFELGVEEMPPAFQSSAREELVQKIADFFKQMTAKIYKSYQSEKDMPKNIAEYVSILKDIKYSVQISSRRLSIFFENIPKSEPRQTIELWGPVERVAKAADGNLSQAGMGFCKKNNIEPSFVQFREKANGIFLYAEKEMEGSDFPTLLGQNFKEWCYDLSAPLKMKWLPSDLSPTFIRPVRWVLALVENKVIPLDMFGIKSGRETYGQRILHPEPIIIKDVLDYKKSLEKVFVLSSVEDREDLILKQANKLADKVNGKLFYDEELLQKCVGLFENPEIFIAEFDKKYLRLPKCLISGVLREHMNYFSVTSKDGSEILPYYIGVANYKCSDINAMIEGTKTVVIGRLEDGAFYYDTDLSTPIYDFRKKLSDQLFQDGMGTLFDKSERVKQIAKQIYLLLEADSAADLKNIDIVLIEKAAELCKADLKSGCVQEFPDEMQGIMGGVLVREQNVLNDSHRSSLVAQAIEEHYMPIGAQSSLPTSKLGSILALADKLDSLCIMISHGAEVKGNKDPYGMRRLALGIARLLGLKNEENCLYISLKQAVDLTLKVLKETNSTLVADSVSKINNFIVERMKATLKEDFDVRSLEALSQQLISEPLYKVRSLAEAIALALQQTGKGSLLEALNPYRRARNLTLNWNDKNVSISLFKEKEESILFEKLTNLELTIKELHAKAKFEEMLIALASLTEPMAAFFDNVMVNDPDGDLKKNRLCLLMRIRSLYEDVADFSLIQVQ, from the coding sequence GTGGAAATTAGAAACTTTCAAGAATTTATTATTGCTCTTTGCAACTACTGGGTCGATCATGGCTGTATATTAAGTCAGCCATATGATGCGAATATGGGCGCAGGTACATTTCATCCACATACATTCTTGAAAGGCGTGGGTCCAGAACCATGGCGCTCTGTTTACGTGCAACCTTGCCGCCGACCTGTAGATGGTCGCTATGGAAAAAGTCCATACCGTTTTCAACATTATTATCAATTGCAAGTTCTATTAAAACCCTCACCCTCTAATATTGTCGATATTTTTCTAAAATCCCTGGAATATGTGGGAATAAATTTAAAGAATAATGATATTGGACTGCTCGAAGATGATTGGAAAGGTCCAACTCTGGGTGCTTGGGGACTAGGCTGGGAAGTGCGCGCCAATGGGCAGGAAGTTACACAATTTACATATTTTCAGCAACTCGGTGGTCTTGATATAGACGTTGTATGTGGGGAAATCACATATGGACTCGAGCGTCTTTTTATGTATGCAAAAGGCTATAAAAATGCTCTCGAAATGCCTTTTAATGAGCACTATACATACGGAGATATCTTTTACCAAAATGAGTATGAATTCTCTCACTATAATTTTAAAGAAGCTAATTCCAAAGAGTTATTAGAAAATTTTAATAAATATGAACAGCGTGTTTTTGAGCTCTGTGAGAAAGGACTTGTTTTACCAGCATACGATTATGTGTTACAGGCTTCTCATGCTTTTAATATTCTTGATGCCCGTGGTGCAATTTCAGTTAGTGAAAGACAGCGCTATATCGGTCGAGTGAGAGACTGTGCAAAAAAATGTGCTGTGCAATATCGTGCTGAAAGAGAAAAGCTTGGTTTTCCTATGCTAAATAAGCTCGATACTGATGCAAGAAAACCTTTATTGAATAAAAATGCGATTATAAATATAAAAGAAAGTCAGCCTGAAGACATTTATAATTTAGAGAAAGATTTTACTAATAAGAAAACTTTAAATGTATTATTTGAACTTGGTGTAGAGGAAATGCCACCTGCATTTCAATCTTCTGCGCGTGAAGAATTAGTGCAAAAAATCGCTGATTTTTTTAAGCAAATGACAGCAAAAATATATAAATCTTATCAATCTGAAAAAGACATGCCGAAAAATATTGCGGAGTATGTCTCTATCTTAAAAGATATAAAATATTCTGTGCAAATATCGTCAAGACGTTTAAGTATTTTCTTTGAAAATATTCCTAAATCAGAGCCAAGGCAGACGATAGAATTATGGGGACCAGTTGAAAGGGTAGCAAAAGCTGCTGATGGCAATTTATCCCAAGCTGGAATGGGTTTTTGTAAGAAAAATAACATAGAACCTTCTTTTGTTCAGTTTAGAGAAAAGGCAAACGGTATTTTTCTTTATGCAGAAAAAGAAATGGAAGGTAGCGATTTCCCAACTTTATTAGGGCAAAATTTTAAAGAATGGTGCTATGATCTGAGCGCGCCTTTGAAAATGAAATGGTTACCAAGTGACTTGAGTCCAACCTTTATTCGCCCCGTAAGGTGGGTGTTAGCTCTGGTTGAAAATAAAGTGATTCCACTGGACATGTTTGGTATTAAATCAGGACGTGAAACATATGGTCAAAGGATTTTACATCCTGAACCAATAATTATAAAAGATGTTCTAGATTATAAAAAGTCTCTTGAAAAAGTATTTGTATTAAGTTCTGTTGAGGATCGAGAAGATTTAATTTTAAAACAAGCCAATAAACTCGCTGATAAAGTAAATGGAAAATTATTTTATGATGAAGAGTTATTGCAAAAATGTGTTGGTTTATTTGAAAATCCAGAGATTTTCATTGCAGAGTTCGATAAAAAATATTTGCGTTTACCAAAATGTTTGATATCTGGTGTCTTGCGCGAACATATGAACTATTTTTCAGTAACTTCAAAGGATGGCAGTGAAATACTTCCATATTATATAGGTGTTGCTAATTATAAATGTTCAGATATAAATGCAATGATTGAAGGAACTAAAACAGTTGTTATTGGTAGACTAGAAGATGGTGCTTTTTATTATGACACTGACCTTTCAACACCAATTTATGATTTTAGAAAAAAATTAAGTGATCAGCTTTTTCAGGATGGAATGGGAACTCTTTTTGATAAATCAGAACGTGTAAAACAAATTGCAAAACAAATTTATTTGTTACTAGAAGCAGATTCTGCAGCCGATTTAAAAAATATTGATATTGTCTTGATTGAAAAAGCAGCAGAATTATGCAAGGCTGATTTAAAATCAGGATGTGTACAAGAATTCCCCGATGAAATGCAAGGTATTATGGGGGGAGTTCTTGTTCGAGAACAAAATGTTTTAAATGATAGCCATCGATCATCTCTCGTTGCTCAAGCAATCGAAGAACATTATATGCCTATTGGAGCTCAATCTTCATTGCCAACAAGTAAGTTAGGTTCAATTTTAGCTTTAGCGGATAAACTTGATTCATTATGTATCATGATTAGCCATGGTGCTGAAGTAAAAGGCAACAAGGATCCTTATGGTATGCGCCGCTTAGCACTTGGTATAGCGCGTCTATTAGGTCTTAAAAATGAAGAAAACTGTCTATACATATCTCTTAAACAGGCAGTTGATTTGACTCTCAAAGTCTTAAAAGAAACAAATAGTACATTAGTAGCTGATAGCGTAAGTAAAATTAATAATTTTATTGTTGAAAGAATGAAAGCCACTTTAAAAGAAGATTTCGATGTGCGTTCTTTAGAGGCTCTTTCCCAGCAGCTTATTTCAGAACCTCTTTACAAAGTGAGAAGTTTAGCAGAGGCAATTGCACTTGCGCTTCAGCAAACAGGAAAAGGGTCCTTGCTTGAAGCTCTAAATCCCTATCGCAGGGCAAGAAATTTGACTTTAAACTGGAATGATAAAAATGTAAGCATTTCACTCTTTAAGGAAAAGGAAGAGTCAATTTTATTTGAAAAACTTACCAATCTTGAGTTAACTATAAAAGAACTTCATGCAAAGGCAAAGTTCGAAGAAATGCTCATTGCGCTGGCAAGTTTAACAGAGCCAATGGCCGCTTTTTTCGACAATGTTATGGTAAATGATCCTGATGGTGATTTGAAGAAAAACAGACTATGCCTTTTAATGAGAATTCGCTCTCTTTATGAGGACGTGGCAGATTTTTCTCTCATTCAGGTACAATAA
- the ribF gene encoding riboflavin biosynthesis protein RibF has translation MSLKDSFQIFGDRESFDKKERFSLTIGNFDGVHSGHLYLINELKKSSPDTKIALLTFDPHPANFFSHDNAKPLLTSLNEKIALLLNAGVDLVMVQTFSQEFSLLSADDFCLWLKDLFQIDTILIGHDFCYGRQRKGNFIHMKCFAENVGWTIKQASAFKLFDGKTVSSSAVREALLQGDAEYAEKLLGHSYFLSGMVVKGDQRGRLIGFPTANILLDDNLVVPKHGVYACYVEIDSNGKLLQAVMNCGVRPTIASGLKLQIEAHILDFSEDIYTRKIKFHIKKFLRGEMKFNGIEQLKEQIAKDVQKTRSYFMDDRNEQNI, from the coding sequence ATGTCTTTAAAAGACTCATTTCAGATATTTGGAGACAGAGAATCTTTCGATAAAAAGGAAAGATTCTCATTAACAATTGGGAATTTTGATGGCGTTCATTCTGGTCATTTATATTTAATTAATGAATTAAAGAAAAGCTCGCCAGATACAAAAATTGCGCTTTTAACCTTCGATCCTCATCCCGCAAATTTTTTCTCCCATGACAACGCAAAACCTCTATTGACATCTTTAAACGAAAAAATAGCTTTATTATTAAATGCTGGAGTTGATCTTGTCATGGTACAAACATTTTCACAAGAATTTTCTTTATTAAGTGCAGATGATTTTTGTTTGTGGTTAAAGGATCTTTTCCAAATTGATACTATATTAATTGGTCATGATTTTTGTTATGGAAGACAAAGAAAAGGTAATTTTATACATATGAAATGCTTTGCAGAAAATGTAGGATGGACAATTAAACAAGCTTCTGCTTTCAAATTATTTGATGGAAAAACTGTTTCTTCGTCTGCTGTGCGTGAAGCTTTATTACAAGGTGATGCGGAATATGCTGAGAAGCTTTTAGGCCATTCCTATTTTTTGTCAGGCATGGTAGTTAAGGGAGATCAGCGTGGCCGTTTAATTGGTTTTCCAACTGCGAATATTTTACTCGATGACAATCTCGTAGTCCCAAAACATGGGGTATATGCTTGTTACGTTGAAATAGATTCAAATGGGAAATTATTACAAGCTGTAATGAACTGTGGTGTTCGTCCAACTATTGCAAGTGGCTTGAAATTACAAATTGAAGCTCATATTCTTGATTTCTCTGAAGACATTTACACCCGAAAAATTAAATTTCATATTAAGAAATTTTTAAGAGGTGAAATGAAATTTAATGGAATTGAGCAATTGAAAGAGCAAATTGCAAAGGACGTCCAAAAAACAAGATCTTATTTTATGGATGACCGAAATGAGCAAAATATCTAA